A genome region from Dickeya chrysanthemi NCPPB 402 includes the following:
- the typA gene encoding ribosome-dependent GTPase TypA, producing the protein MIENLRNIAIIAHVDHGKTTLVDKLLQQSGTLGERNDATERVMDSNDLEKERGITILAKNTAINWNDYRINIVDTPGHADFGGEVERVMSMVDSVLLLVDAMDGPMPQTRFVTQKAFAYGLKPIVVINKVDRPGARPDWVVDQVFDLFVNLGATDEQLDFPIVYASALNGIAGLDHNDMAEDMTPLFEAIVKHVEAPNVDLDGPFQMQISQLDYNNYVGVIGIGRIKRGVVKPNQQVSIIDSAGKVRNGKVSQVLGHLGLQRIESSLAEAGDIIAITGLGELNISDTICDTSCVEALPALSVDEPTVTMYFCVNTSPFCGKEGKYVTSRQILDRLRKELVHNVALRVEETEDPDAFRVSGRGELHLSVLIENMRREGFELAVSRPKVIFRTIDGRRQEPFEQVTVDIEEQHQGSVMEALGLRKGEMRDMIPDGKGRVRLDYVIPSRGLIGFRTEFMTMTSGTGLLYSTFSHYDDIRPGEIGQRQNGVLISNGQGKAVAYALFSLQDRGKLFLGHGAEVYEGQVIGIHTRSNDLTVNCLTGKKLTNMRASGTDEATVLVPPVKMSLEQALEFIDDDELVEVTPTSIRLRKRHLTENDRRRANRSAKDE; encoded by the coding sequence GTGATCGAAAATTTGCGTAACATCGCTATTATTGCGCACGTTGACCATGGAAAAACAACCCTGGTTGATAAGTTGCTGCAACAGTCCGGTACGTTGGGTGAGCGTAACGACGCCACCGAACGTGTTATGGACTCCAATGATTTGGAAAAAGAGCGCGGAATTACCATCCTCGCCAAAAACACCGCCATCAACTGGAATGACTACCGCATCAATATCGTGGATACCCCAGGGCACGCCGACTTCGGCGGCGAGGTAGAGCGCGTGATGTCCATGGTGGACTCTGTACTGCTGCTGGTAGACGCGATGGACGGCCCGATGCCGCAGACGCGTTTCGTGACCCAGAAAGCTTTTGCCTATGGCCTGAAGCCGATTGTTGTCATTAATAAAGTGGACCGCCCCGGCGCACGTCCTGACTGGGTGGTCGATCAGGTGTTTGACCTGTTTGTAAACCTGGGCGCTACCGACGAGCAGTTGGACTTCCCGATTGTTTATGCGTCCGCGTTGAACGGTATTGCCGGTCTGGACCATAACGATATGGCCGAAGACATGACCCCGCTGTTTGAAGCCATCGTGAAACACGTTGAAGCGCCGAATGTCGACCTCGACGGTCCGTTCCAGATGCAGATCTCCCAGCTGGACTACAACAACTATGTTGGCGTTATCGGTATCGGCCGTATTAAACGCGGCGTGGTGAAACCGAACCAGCAGGTCAGCATCATCGACAGCGCAGGCAAAGTACGCAACGGTAAAGTGAGCCAGGTGCTGGGCCACCTGGGTTTGCAGCGTATTGAAAGTTCACTGGCGGAAGCAGGCGATATTATTGCCATCACCGGTCTGGGTGAACTGAACATTTCCGACACTATCTGCGATACGTCCTGCGTGGAAGCGCTGCCGGCCTTGTCGGTAGACGAACCTACCGTGACCATGTATTTCTGCGTTAACACCTCGCCGTTCTGCGGCAAGGAAGGCAAATACGTGACGTCACGTCAGATTCTGGATCGTCTGCGTAAAGAGCTGGTGCATAACGTGGCGCTGCGTGTAGAAGAAACGGAAGATCCGGACGCGTTCCGCGTATCTGGTCGTGGTGAGCTGCACCTGTCCGTTCTGATCGAGAACATGCGTCGTGAAGGTTTCGAACTGGCGGTGTCCCGCCCGAAAGTTATCTTCCGTACCATCGACGGCCGCCGTCAGGAACCGTTCGAACAGGTAACCGTGGATATCGAAGAGCAGCATCAGGGCTCGGTGATGGAAGCGCTGGGTCTGCGCAAAGGCGAAATGCGCGACATGATCCCGGACGGCAAAGGTCGCGTACGTCTGGATTACGTGATCCCGAGCCGTGGTCTGATCGGCTTCCGTACCGAATTCATGACCATGACCTCTGGTACTGGTCTGCTGTACTCCACTTTCAGTCACTACGATGACATCCGTCCGGGTGAAATCGGCCAGCGCCAGAACGGCGTGCTGATCTCCAACGGGCAGGGTAAAGCGGTTGCCTATGCGCTGTTCAGTCTGCAGGATCGCGGTAAGCTGTTCCTGGGCCACGGCGCTGAAGTGTACGAAGGCCAGGTCATCGGTATTCATACCCGTTCCAACGACCTGACGGTTAACTGCCTGACCGGTAAGAAACTGACCAACATGCGTGCTTCCGGTACCGACGAAGCTACCGTGCTGGTGCCGCCGGTGAAAATGTCGCTGGAGCAGGCGCTGGAGTTCATCGATGATGACGAACTGGTTGAAGTAACGCCGACCTCTATCCGTCTGCGTAAACGTCATCTGACGGAAAACGATCGTCGTCGTGCGAACCGTTCCGCCAAGGACGAGTAA